The genomic segment ACCCAAGACGGGGCGCCTCACCGGCGGTCGCGTACCCATGAGCGTGGCAGACATGACGCGCTGGATCCAGACCGTATTCAACAATGCCCGCGTCCGGAGCCGTCGCTTGATTGGTttcgcgcggcgcatccgcaCGCAGCTAGAAACGGCCGCCGAGTACGACCTGCGCTCGTTACGGGCGGCCAAGACCCAGCCACCGCTCGACTTGAATGGCTTCCTCCAGACGCTGCTGAAGGCCGACTACTTTCTGGTCTATACATCCGCGTTTGAGGAGCGCGGTGTGTTTTTGCTCGCGGAGCCTAGCCTGCACGACAAGCCGCATGTGATCCAGGACTTGGTCTTCCAGTGTGTGCGACCACGTTGGGAAACGCTCGATGAGGACATCTCGTCAGCCGTCTCGGAGACAGCTCCGCCGCACCCACAGTACCTCTTGTTCTTGACGCCGCGCGAGCCGTTCTTGTGGACAGGCCGTGTCATGACACTCCCGCTCCCGTGGATCGAGGTCGACATGAAGGAGCAGCGACTTCGACTCGTGGCGAATGGCGTCGGCCCGCATTTGGAGCAATGCAAGCAGCACTTGGCGTGGCAGTTTTCCATGTATGGACCGGGTGCCACGCCCAGCGGCAGCCATGAGCATGCATCGATGACGCATCATGAAGAGCCAGGTAAAGAGCCCAAGGCTTCGAATGTGTCAATGTACACATTCCCACTCGCGCCTGTGTATGAACGCATGGCGCATTTGAGCCTGATTCAGCACGAGCTCAAGCTGATGACCAAGGCGGGTTACGCCCTGACGGATGTGGTCGTGCACTCTGTGCCAGCGATCCGACAGCAAATGCTGCGTTTGCGGCCCCTCACTTTGGCAGATCAGGCTCTCTGTGATGAGCTTGTTCATGCCTGCTTCAGCATTGCCTTTGACCAGGGCTCTCGCGTGCTTGGATACATACAGAGTATGCGGCTGCACTCCCACCTGTCGACggcgcttgtgcagctgTCGGTCGAATGGATTGCGTTTATTTGTGATGACTGTGTCTTGACGGAGCGGCGCACCTTCAAGTGGGCCGTCGAGGCCCTCGAAAATGCCATGACCATGACGATGGGCGAAAATATCTTTTTGCTGAGCGAGCAGGAGTTCTTCAGCTTGCGCAGCAAGGTATCGAgctgcatggcgctgcTTATCTCGCACTTTGATATCCTTGGTGCTCGAAGCAGTGCCGTGAAGGAGAAGGAAGAGAAGCGGGCGAAGCGTGGGGCTCAAGGCACGCTGAAGAACACGGCCAGCTACAGCCAAGAAGTCATGAACCTCCTGGAACGGCGCATGGACGCTCTTAGTGTTTGTGacaagcagcgcgaggatgtcttgcgcgagcgccatgTGATCGGACGCGTGCTTGACGATACACGATTAGAGGACCGCGGCTTGCAACTGCTGGCATCACGGGGCGTCCAGATGCGCTGGCAGCAGGGACGGTTCATTGGAGGTGGCACATTTGGTACTGTGTACCTCGCGGTCAATCTCGATACGGGTGGCCTGATGGCTGTCAAGGAGATTCGGTTCCAAGAATTGACATCTTCGCCAAATCTGTTCAAGCAGATCCACGACGAGATGAATGTGATGGAGATGCTTCGGCATCCCAACATTGTTGAGTACTACGGCATTGAGGTGCATCGCGAGAAGGTTTACATCTTTGAAGAATACTGCCAGGGCGGTAGTCTTACACAGCTTCTGGAGCATGGTCGCATCGAGGACGAGATTGTGCTCCAAGTCTATGCGCTCCAAATGCTCGATGGACTCATGTATCTCCACTCGCAAGGCGTGGTCCACCGAGACATCAAGCCTGACAACATTCTGCTGGACCACATGGGCGTCATCAAATTTGTCGACTTTGGTGCTGCCAAGGTGCTGTCTCGGCGATCAATCTCTACGAACGCCTCCCGCCGAAGCTCGTCGTTCCTGCAGCCTGGTGCCGTGAACGCCCAAGGACAAAGCTTGCAAGGCACGCCGATGTACATGGCGCCCGAGGTCGTCAAGGGCGAGACGCAGGGACGTGAGAATGCGATGGACATCTGGAGTCTGGGCTGCGTGATTCTCGAGTGTGCCAAAGgcacgcggccatggcacaaTCTTGATAATGAGTGGGCGATCATGTTCCACATTGGCATGGCGAAGCAGACGCCCGCACTGCCAGACGAGTCGCAGCTCAGTCCGCTGGGTATCGATTTTATCCGACAGTGCCTGACAATCGATCCCGAAAAGCGCCCATCGGCTGTCGAGCTGAGGCAGCATGCATGGATCCAAGCGCTTGTGGAGGAATTGAATGCCGCCAacgaggaagaggaagaggcgcagcgcctgatggacgaggaagagaGCACCGACCATGCGCTTGTGGATGACGCCAGGCTGTCTGTACCTTccggcacgcacggcacgcgccgTTCGTCGTTTTCACTTTCCAGCGTCCCTGGCGCGCCAGATCACAGCCATCCTCGGTATGAGGCACTTGTGGCTGATGTACAATACCGCAGGGAAGGCGAGCAGATCAAAGCCATGCTAGAACCCGATGATGGACTATAGTTTACGAATACATGCCCTTGCACAAGAGAGGACTCGGCCCATACAGACTGGTCACAAAAAAGGCGCCATGACCCTGGGGCGTCGGATCCCACAGCGCCGTTGTGGCCGCCGATACATCgggcgcatggcgtccGCTGGACTGAAACAGCGTCTGTACGTGCCACCCATACGGCAGGCGCGGTATAGCTCGATCGCTGGGAAATGGTACGcctgcctcgtcgtgctcagTTGATGATGACGCATTGTACCACACTTCTGCGACCCAGCTGGGCGCACGTCGGGCTGGCGTGGAGTGCAACGCATAGAGATGCATGTCGGACAAAGACGGGTGCCCGGCGGCAAGAACAC from the Malassezia restricta chromosome II, complete sequence genome contains:
- a CDS encoding mitogen-activated protein kinase kinase kinase — its product is MSPRDHRHPLMAWDGRHEVRRGEPAQAADKNMEYLRSYMERLPTDSHGPLETPEQLSTPQAEYNMLDHVASEDDPKKRMEWQKMLHSVLESDVLSSETKRIAAADATTPTPAQTMYGVWLSVRALHVGHRSTFDDAELEEHLVIEERERLVPSVIDDVMQFRRPEPQAGEDERKALYKAVHDVLERVDMVDELFPSQRQLEAAYPAWAQAPFQQKLAALQAWYNVVRELQAQVQLLHRWTGTLTSSDGELRPTMSPAVPQVESDDDTSAVERIFRESNINEAFEQRTLKRLRMLIEMARKTLREYHHMFCDMNLSSLEPDVMPLVRFPMWLAEGALRQRLEYADKLNEPSVVLVESLAEDLRSVLALACRIKKSYVQLTVPEPDIGWNLPVESDEKFDASICSALHFFFRLLLFRLKSTPYFKEVDLLEPEWDFLASAVHVVPGGDVIVAHKMAAMINRIFARIITYFQRELQVPVAAAESKLAQHGRAEPPKTGRLTGGRVPMSVADMTRWIQTVFNNARVRSRRLIGFARRIRTQLETAAEYDLRSLRAAKTQPPLDLNGFLQTLLKADYFLVYTSAFEERGVFLLAEPSLHDKPHVIQDLVFQCVRPRWETLDEDISSAVSETAPPHPQYLLFLTPREPFLWTGRVMTLPLPWIEVDMKEQRLRLVANGVGPHLEQCKQHLAWQFSMYGPGATPSGSHEHASMTHHEEPGKEPKASNVSMYTFPLAPVYERMAHLSLIQHELKLMTKAGYALTDVVVHSVPAIRQQMLRLRPLTLADQALCDELVHACFSIAFDQGSRVLGYIQSMRLHSHLSTALVQLSVEWIAFICDDCVLTERRTFKWAVEALENAMTMTMGENIFLLSEQEFFSLRSKVSSCMALLISHFDILGARSSAVKEKEEKRAKRGAQGTLKNTASYSQEVMNLLERRMDALSVCDKQREDVLRERHVIGRVLDDTRLEDRGLQLLASRGVQMRWQQGRFIGGGTFGTVYLAVNLDTGGLMAVKEIRFQELTSSPNLFKQIHDEMNVMEMLRHPNIVEYYGIEVHREKVYIFEEYCQGGSLTQLLEHGRIEDEIVLQVYALQMLDGLMYLHSQGVVHRDIKPDNILLDHMGVIKFVDFGAAKVLSRRSISTNASRRSSSFLQPGAVNAQGQSLQGTPMYMAPEVVKGETQGRENAMDIWSLGCVILECAKGTRPWHNLDNEWAIMFHIGMAKQTPALPDESQLSPLGIDFIRQCLTIDPEKRPSAVELRQHAWIQALVEELNAANEEEEEAQRLMDEEESTDHALVDDARLSVPSGTHGTRRSSFSLSSVPGAPDHSHPRYEALVADVQYRREGEQIKAMLEPDDGL